The sequence TCGGCCCCCGACGACTTGTACTTGGTATCGATGATGCAGCCACCGGTGGGGCACTGCGCCGTGACGGTCGGCTCATAGTCGCTACGGCTGAAACTGCCCTTCAGCAGGGTCAGTTCGACCGTATAGCGCCCGCCAGCCAGGCCGCCGCGGTTCTTCAGACCGAGTTCGTACTGCTTCACGAAGTCAACCGAAGGAACCAGCCCGCTCTGGTTGAGCTGGCCCGAAGCGGTGAACTTGCCCGAAACGGTCTGGCGGTCCGAGTTGAAGCGGCCGCCGCGCGAGGCACGGATGAACAGCGAGGTATCCGGGTTGACCTTCCACAGCGCACCGGCAGTCCAGGTGGTGTAGTTGCGGCCATAGTCCAGCACTTCGCGGGCACCGTTGGCAGTGATCGTCGGGATCTGGGTGGTCACGCCGTTGAAGGTGACGGGCGTGTTGAACTCCACCGCGCTACCGGCAATCGTCCAGCCTGAGGCGCGCAGCATTTCAAACCGGACCGAGCCGTCGATCGCGAAGGTGTCGTTATCGAGATCAAGCCCGACGTAGGGCGCGTTGTCGGTGTACGACAGTTCGTAATCGCGGGCGCAGCAGTTGCCCCAGTTGTTGTTGAACCCGGCAATGCCCTCGGCGGTCAGACGGGCGCCGGCAGCGGTGAACAGGTCAAGCTGTGCCGGGTTGTCGCCGCTGACTTCGCGGTAGGACTTGTTGGTGTGCCAATCCATGTTGATCTTCTGGTTCATGTAGAACCAGCCCGCGCGAGCGGTGATCGTGGCAAAGCCGCCTTCGAACTTGCCGGTCAGGCCCAGATCGTTGGCGAAGCTGCCAATGTCGCGGATGTTGGTGCGGACATTGGTGTTCGTGTCGATGTAGGTACCGGTATAGACCTGTCCGGCCTTCGGACCGCTGGCATAGCGCGCCGTGGCGACGACACCGCCGTTGACCGTCGAGCCGATCACTGCCGAGGTGCGCCCGACGCCCAGGAACGGCGAAGTGAAGGCGCCGCTCATGTCGGTCCAGCGCATGTTGTTGTCGACCGTGATCGCGTCCGAGAACTCATAGTGGAACTGGTTCTGGATCGACTTGGCATTGGTGGTGATGCCAGACATCGCGACGCGCTCGAGATCGCCTTCGCGGTTGTAGATCAGGAACGACTGATTGAGCGTCGAATAATTCGACTGATCACGCCCATCGAAGCCGGGGAACGGCGTCAGGTTGGTAACCTTGCCGCCAGCCACGGTGCCCAGCGCCGGGGCGCCGGTGTAGTTCGGCTCACGCGTGTCGGCATATTTGAACAGGAAGCGGATATAGCCCTTGCCGTCGTCGAACTCCTTGGTGACGTTGGCCTTGATCTGGACCGAGTCTGAGACGTTGAAGCCGGCCTTCAGCGGGCCCTTGCCGACCTTGTAGAAGCCACCGACGTGGAAATACATCGTCTCGTTCAGCGCGCCGCCATAGCGGAAATCGACCTTGGTTTCGTTGAAACCCAGGCCCTTGTTGAGCTGGATGTAGCCACCTTCCTGCTTGCCGGTGTGGCTGATGTAGTTGATGACCGCGCCCGGCGCCTGCGAAGCGAAGGTGGCGGCAGTACCGCCGCGCACGGCTTCAACCTTCTGGGTGGTCGCGTCGAAGCGGGTCCAGTAGTCGTTGTTGCCGAACTGGATATCGCCGAACAGCACGGTCGGCAGGCCATCTTCCTGCAGCTGAACGAACGGCGCACCGCCGGTCGCCACGGGCAGGCCGCGCACCGCGATGTTGGAGTTGCCGCCCGGGCCTGAGGTCCCAGCCACCTGGATACCCGGCAGCATGCGGAACAGTTCGGCTTCCGAGCTCGGCTTGAAATCCTGGATCAGGTCGGCGCTGACCGAAGTGACCGAGATCGAGCTGTCGATCTGGGTCTTGTCGCGGCCCGATGCCGTAACAACGATTTCATCAAGCCCGCTTGCCTCTTCCGCCGGGGCATCCTGCGCCATGGCGGGAGCGGCGAAGCTGGCACCGGCGACAATCGCCAGGACCGAGGCAACGCTACGCAACTGCGACTTCTTCATGGGTATCCTCCCCTCGAACACCCCTTTGTGGGGCACATTTGCCGCAGGCAAGCTATGGCTCTACCCCGACAATCGATTGCACACATACGGCAATCGATTGCAATGACAAGTGCCAATCTGCATTTCAGCGCCGAAAAATTGGCGGATTGCCCATTGCCTTTGCCGGTGATTGCAGGAAAATGGCGCCATGACCGACCGGCCACGCATTCGCAACATCGCCGATCTCGCCAAAATCGCCGGAGTTTCCCCAGGCACCGTATCGCGGGCGCTCTCGGGGGCGGGGCTGATCAGCCAGAAAACCCGCGAGCGGATCCAGGCCCTTGCCCGCGAACACGAATTTCGCCCCAACATCATGGCCCGCAACCTGCGGATCCAGCGCACCGGGGCGATCGGAGTGCTGATTCCGCTGGGCCACGAGACCGGCCAGCACATCTCCGATCCATTCTTCATCACCATGCTGGGCCTACTCGCCGATTCGCTGACCGAACGCGGCTATGACCTGGTGCTCAGCCGGGTGATTCCGACCGACGATGACTGGCTGGAACGCTATGCCGATTCGGGCCGGGTCGACGGAATCATCGTCATTGGCCAGTCGGACCAGTCGGCCGTGCTCGATCGCGTTGCCGCACGCTATCGCCCGCTGGTCGTCTGGGGCGGACACTCGCGCGGGCAGGTGCACTGCTCGGTGGGCTCGGACAATGTCGCCGGTGGCGATATTGCCACCAGCCACCTGATCGCGCGCGGCTGCAAGCGGATCACCTTCTTCGGCGATCCGACCCCGCTGGAAATTGCGCAGCGGCTGGAAGGCTGCCGCCAGGCCCTCGCCCGGGCTGGCCTTGGCGATGCGCTGACGGTCTTCCCCGCGCACCTTGCCGCCGGCCTCGATGACAGCGACATCACCGCCTATCTCGCCAATGCCGAACAGCGCCCGGACGGGATCTTCGCCGCCTCTGATGTGATCGCGATGAGCGCGCTGCGCGCTCTGGCCGAACTGGGCATGGCGGTCCCCGATGCGGTGAAGGTGATCGGCTATGACGGTCTGGCGCTGGGCGAACATACCGTCCCGCGGCTCTCTACCGTCAAGCAGGACCTTACCACCGGGGCGCGCAACCTGGTTGACCTGCTGCTGCGCCGAATTGCAGGGGAGGACACCAGCTCGGTCGTGATGATGCCCGAACTGGTCGCGCGACTTTCTACCTGAGCGCCGCTTCGGCAAGGGCGAGGGCACCGAGCAGGCCGGACCGGTCGCCGAGGCCCGGCAGCGTGACGATTTCGCCGGCCCGGCTTCGGAAATAGCCATTACCCAGCCGCTCTGCCGTGCAGCGGACGCGGTCGATCAATCCGGGCGTGTCCATGACCCCGCCGCCCAGCACGATTCGGCCCGGTTCGAACATCGCCTGGGCCGTGACCGCCGCCTGCGCAATGTACCAGGCCACGACGTCATGGCCGATGTGATCGCCCGGCAGCTCTGACAGCGAAACGCCATAGCGCGCCTTGACCGCTGGGCCGCTCGCCAGCCCTTCCAGGCAGGTGCCATGGAACGGACAGACCCCGCCAAAGCCCACGTCTTCGGGGTGCAGGGGCAAGCGAATATGGCCCATCTCCGGGTGCGAAATGCCGGCCAGCGGCTTGCCGCCGATCACTGCCCCACCGCCGACCCCGGTGCCGATCGTGAAATAGAGCACCGAAGGCTGCCCTTGCCCCGCCCCCCAGCGGTATTCGGCAAGGGCAGCCGCAGTGACATCGGTATCCAGCCCCACTGGACAACCGAGCCGCTGAACCAAAGGCCCGACCAGGTTGGTGTTCGACCAGCCAGCCTTGGGAGTGGCGAGGATATGGCCCCATTGCAGGGAGGTCCGGTCCACCTCGACCGGGCCGAAAGTGGCAACGCCAACGGCCACGAGCGGTCCTTGGCCCGCCAGCCAGTTGCACATGGCGGCGATGGTCTCGTCGGGCGTGGTCGTCGGGATTCGGGTGGTGGCGAGCACCTCGTCTGGACCATGTGCGATGCCAAGCACGAACTTGGTGCCCCCGGCTTCAACCAGTCCGTAAAGTGGCTTGCTCATTCCGAAACGATCTGCGCCGTTTCCCCATCGAGCGCAATCCGGAAGCGCGGCGCCGGAACGCCACCAAAGGTGCTGAGGACCAATTCCGGCTGTTCGGCAACGCTGCGCCCCTTGAGGCCCCAGTTGTCGACGAAGCCGGCCACCTCAAGGTTATCCATCACCCACCAGCTATAGGTCTGGACCGGCTCTTCGGCCGGATTGGGCGCAACCAGCCCTGTGCCGTTGAGCGGGCGCCACGGCCCGGCAAGACGGTCGGCGACCATGCCGTAGAGCCCGTTCGGCCCGGTTGGTCCCGAAGGGTCAAAGGTGCGCCGCTGGGTTGACCAGAACAGGTAATAGCGCCCGTCCCGAACTCGCAGCACCGGCCGCTCCAGCTCGTTGTTGACGCCATTGGCGCTAACCAGCGGCGGTAGCAGAGACCAGCCATTAAGGTCATTTCCAGTAGCGCGAGCCAGGCCGACGACCCCGTTGAAGGCGGATTCCGCCGCGGCATCGGAAGCCGTGAACAGCAGATAATGCGCCCCATCGGCCGGATCACGAAAATGGAAGGGATCGCGAAAACCCTTGATGAAGCCCGGTTCGCCTACCGTCTG comes from Novosphingobium ginsenosidimutans and encodes:
- a CDS encoding TonB-dependent receptor, translated to MKKSQLRSVASVLAIVAGASFAAPAMAQDAPAEEASGLDEIVVTASGRDKTQIDSSISVTSVSADLIQDFKPSSEAELFRMLPGIQVAGTSGPGGNSNIAVRGLPVATGGAPFVQLQEDGLPTVLFGDIQFGNNDYWTRFDATTQKVEAVRGGTAATFASQAPGAVINYISHTGKQEGGYIQLNKGLGFNETKVDFRYGGALNETMYFHVGGFYKVGKGPLKAGFNVSDSVQIKANVTKEFDDGKGYIRFLFKYADTREPNYTGAPALGTVAGGKVTNLTPFPGFDGRDQSNYSTLNQSFLIYNREGDLERVAMSGITTNAKSIQNQFHYEFSDAITVDNNMRWTDMSGAFTSPFLGVGRTSAVIGSTVNGGVVATARYASGPKAGQVYTGTYIDTNTNVRTNIRDIGSFANDLGLTGKFEGGFATITARAGWFYMNQKINMDWHTNKSYREVSGDNPAQLDLFTAAGARLTAEGIAGFNNNWGNCCARDYELSYTDNAPYVGLDLDNDTFAIDGSVRFEMLRASGWTIAGSAVEFNTPVTFNGVTTQIPTITANGAREVLDYGRNYTTWTAGALWKVNPDTSLFIRASRGGRFNSDRQTVSGKFTASGQLNQSGLVPSVDFVKQYELGLKNRGGLAGGRYTVELTLLKGSFSRSDYEPTVTAQCPTGGCIIDTKYKSSGAELFVTYQNGGFNLVGTATYTKAKRAAAASTVYNRADGIPDLSYTVSANYDINDIATIGLSTTGQTAAIDGAGLEYPGKAVFNGVLRVRPVKNLELGLQVYNLFDTFDFRGNGGVSDITANPAVLGGAPALGRTFTASVRYSF
- a CDS encoding LacI family DNA-binding transcriptional regulator is translated as MTDRPRIRNIADLAKIAGVSPGTVSRALSGAGLISQKTRERIQALAREHEFRPNIMARNLRIQRTGAIGVLIPLGHETGQHISDPFFITMLGLLADSLTERGYDLVLSRVIPTDDDWLERYADSGRVDGIIVIGQSDQSAVLDRVAARYRPLVVWGGHSRGQVHCSVGSDNVAGGDIATSHLIARGCKRITFFGDPTPLEIAQRLEGCRQALARAGLGDALTVFPAHLAAGLDDSDITAYLANAEQRPDGIFAASDVIAMSALRALAELGMAVPDAVKVIGYDGLALGEHTVPRLSTVKQDLTTGARNLVDLLLRRIAGEDTSSVVMMPELVARLST
- a CDS encoding ROK family protein; translated protein: MSKPLYGLVEAGGTKFVLGIAHGPDEVLATTRIPTTTPDETIAAMCNWLAGQGPLVAVGVATFGPVEVDRTSLQWGHILATPKAGWSNTNLVGPLVQRLGCPVGLDTDVTAAALAEYRWGAGQGQPSVLYFTIGTGVGGGAVIGGKPLAGISHPEMGHIRLPLHPEDVGFGGVCPFHGTCLEGLASGPAVKARYGVSLSELPGDHIGHDVVAWYIAQAAVTAQAMFEPGRIVLGGGVMDTPGLIDRVRCTAERLGNGYFRSRAGEIVTLPGLGDRSGLLGALALAEAALR
- a CDS encoding glycoside hydrolase family 68 protein gives rise to the protein MPDSTTVTRVTTAWSRQAVAAIGGQQVRSIPVIGPDDLHDALPGYQLWDSWPFETLQGATVVLGGWTPWVVMCAPRDIHPDLRHDIARLRLMLERGGTWRDCGYLLPEDLNPGSREWAGSTVYDAASGRVTLFYTATGRRGDSGRSFEQRLFQTSGKLEVSADSIRVTGWSEPAESLAADGKTYVIVNQTVGEPGFIKGFRDPFHFRDPADGAHYLLFTASDAAAESAFNGVVGLARATGNDLNGWSLLPPLVSANGVNNELERPVLRVRDGRYYLFWSTQRRTFDPSGPTGPNGLYGMVADRLAGPWRPLNGTGLVAPNPAEEPVQTYSWWVMDNLEVAGFVDNWGLKGRSVAEQPELVLSTFGGVPAPRFRIALDGETAQIVSE